A region from the Haloferax sp. Atlit-12N genome encodes:
- a CDS encoding helix-turn-helix domain-containing protein, whose amino-acid sequence MNKSGGRRRVKSVDTACELIRAMQERRSTTISELSEAIDLSEGSVHTHLATLKSHGLVVKDGTSYELGPQFVPLGERVKHNSKLYQAAKKEIDRLADETGECVHLLIENNGQGILLYESFGEKAVGT is encoded by the coding sequence ATGAACAAAAGCGGCGGTCGCCGGCGGGTCAAGTCGGTCGATACAGCCTGCGAACTGATCCGTGCGATGCAAGAGCGGAGATCAACGACTATCTCAGAGTTGAGCGAGGCGATCGACCTCTCAGAGGGGTCCGTACACACGCATTTGGCGACGCTGAAATCCCACGGACTCGTCGTCAAAGACGGGACGTCCTACGAGCTGGGACCACAGTTCGTCCCACTAGGAGAGCGAGTAAAGCACAACTCGAAGCTCTATCAGGCGGCTAAAAAAGAGATTGACCGTCTCGCCGACGAAACCGGCGAGTGTGTACACCTGTTGATCGAGAACAACGGCCAAGGGATACTCCTCTATGAGTCGTTCGGCGAGAAGGCGGTCGGCACG